The proteins below come from a single Terriglobia bacterium genomic window:
- a CDS encoding tetratricopeptide repeat protein has protein sequence MLGKILLVFVLAQGAGTQRLGAIRGQIIIPTAHASDRILVELQKADGPPAGQTYSDTLGHYEFGALVPGSYILLVHVDGYEDIRQEVGVGSGTFGAQVVNIQLRETETLISVKPTVAADQVIDVNELGRNYPRKAIQDYEKSREAIRKGNNAGAIEILSGVLKIAPDFYSAHNTLGTLYQKTGRFTEAEDEYRRARELNPRSPDPLVNIGSLYIDEAALYTADRETAGKILDNALDILEDALKMKRSAPAYYFLGSANYRSSFYEEAEEDFKRSLALDSHMGASQLMLANVYIKQQKWQDALEHLDAYLNDNPSVSDRPQIEATRSKVAEKAK, from the coding sequence ATGCTTGGTAAAATCCTGCTCGTTTTTGTCCTCGCGCAGGGCGCTGGAACGCAGAGGCTAGGCGCCATCCGAGGCCAGATTATCATTCCGACGGCACACGCGTCCGACCGGATTCTGGTGGAGCTCCAGAAGGCCGATGGACCGCCGGCCGGACAGACCTATTCCGATACGCTCGGCCATTATGAATTCGGCGCTCTGGTGCCGGGATCTTACATCCTCCTTGTCCATGTCGATGGCTACGAGGACATTCGGCAGGAGGTCGGTGTCGGCAGCGGGACGTTCGGAGCCCAGGTGGTCAATATTCAACTTCGGGAAACGGAAACCCTCATATCCGTTAAACCCACCGTCGCCGCCGATCAAGTCATCGACGTCAATGAGTTAGGCCGGAACTATCCCCGAAAAGCGATTCAGGATTACGAAAAATCGCGCGAAGCGATCCGCAAAGGCAATAACGCCGGAGCGATTGAAATATTGTCCGGTGTTCTGAAGATTGCACCCGATTTCTACAGCGCCCACAATACGCTCGGGACGCTCTACCAGAAAACCGGCCGCTTCACCGAAGCCGAAGACGAATACCGCCGCGCGCGCGAACTCAATCCAAGGTCCCCCGATCCACTGGTGAATATCGGCAGCCTGTACATCGACGAAGCTGCTCTTTACACAGCCGACCGCGAGACCGCCGGTAAAATCCTGGACAATGCCCTGGACATTCTCGAGGACGCGCTGAAAATGAAGCGCTCGGCCCCCGCATATTATTTCCTGGGCTCGGCGAACTACAGATCGTCGTTTTACGAAGAAGCCGAAGAGGATTTCAAGCGCTCCCTGGCTCTCGATTCGCACATGGGCGCCAGCCAGCTCATGCTGGCCAACGTGTATATCAAGCAGCAAAAATGGCAGGATGCGCTGGAACACCTGGATGCGTACTTGAACGATAATCCCAGCGTCAGCGATCGCCCGCAAATCGAAGCCACTCGCTCGAAGGTGGCAGAGAAGGCAAAATAA